A part of Prolixibacteraceae bacterium genomic DNA contains:
- a CDS encoding AAA family ATPase: protein MNTTIQKLQEGIKGTIIGQEELVESLIIGLLAEGNLLLEGLPGLAKTRAVKSLSHVMDIEMNRVQFTPDLLPSDITGTEIYSPESENKFQFKKGPIFCNLVLADEINRAPAKVQSALLEAMEEHQVTVAGKTYKMDPLFMVIATQNPVEQEGTYPLPEAQLDRFMMKINIEYLTPEQEELMLKMVRGEEDNTKVEIVPISKDFVFDARKVISKIHVSEELNQYIIRLIDATRHSEKYDDSIGKYISFGSSPRGTIALDKTARCIAYIQERDYITVDDIRQVAHRVLRHRIALTYQANVDKKNADDIISEILNVVPIS from the coding sequence ATGAATACTACAATTCAAAAACTACAAGAAGGAATTAAGGGGACTATTATTGGTCAGGAGGAGCTTGTAGAATCCCTGATCATTGGACTTCTAGCAGAAGGGAATCTACTACTAGAAGGACTTCCAGGCCTAGCTAAGACTAGAGCTGTAAAATCATTAAGTCATGTTATGGACATTGAAATGAATCGTGTCCAATTTACTCCAGATTTACTTCCTTCTGATATTACCGGAACAGAGATATATAGTCCTGAAAGCGAAAACAAATTCCAATTTAAAAAGGGGCCTATATTTTGCAACCTTGTACTGGCAGATGAGATTAACAGAGCTCCTGCTAAAGTTCAATCGGCACTTTTAGAAGCCATGGAAGAGCATCAAGTTACTGTTGCAGGTAAAACCTACAAGATGGATCCTCTTTTTATGGTTATTGCAACACAGAATCCTGTTGAACAAGAAGGAACATACCCTCTACCAGAAGCACAACTCGATCGTTTTATGATGAAAATAAACATTGAGTATTTAACCCCAGAGCAAGAAGAGTTAATGCTCAAAATGGTAAGAGGAGAAGAGGATAATACGAAAGTCGAGATTGTTCCTATCTCTAAAGACTTTGTGTTTGATGCACGTAAAGTTATTTCAAAGATCCATGTTTCTGAAGAGTTGAATCAATACATTATTCGATTAATTGATGCAACTAGACATTCTGAGAAATATGATGATTCTATTGGAAAATATATATCATTTGGATCAAGCCCTAGAGGAACAATTGCATTAGATAAAACGGCTAGGTGTATTGCATATATACAAGAGAGAGACTACATCACTGTCGATGATATTAGACAAGTAGCGCATCGAGTTTTAAGACACCGAATTGCTCTAACATACCAAGCGAATGTAGATAAAAAAAATGCAGATGATATTATTTCAGAAATATTGAATGTAGTCCCGATCTCATAA
- a CDS encoding leucine-rich repeat domain-containing protein: MTYKYSSSSDSYVSDQTTLDDYSFSVTLNKNVELICKEFDNRIIINDVKIIAESRIALSFPDYVDCKPIVGISTEAFAGLWCLERINKWPYKLQYIEDRAFYNCRNLKSYVSLPDHLEFIGREVFAGCEKLSIVELPFYLRQIERCCFRGCDQLKLIVYNSLHSVEVLSKGKRVNRAYEFPLEVGWQTQLIVSYDIFIKVSNLSNYLVYSKVSAMNGR, encoded by the coding sequence ATGACCTATAAGTATAGCTCTTCTTCAGATTCTTATGTATCTGACCAGACTACCTTAGACGATTACTCTTTCTCGGTAACCTTAAACAAGAACGTCGAATTGATATGTAAAGAATTCGATAATCGAATAATTATTAATGATGTGAAAATAATCGCAGAGAGTAGAATAGCTCTATCTTTTCCTGATTATGTTGATTGCAAGCCAATTGTAGGGATATCAACTGAAGCTTTTGCTGGTCTTTGGTGTCTTGAGAGAATTAATAAGTGGCCGTATAAACTTCAATATATTGAAGATCGTGCATTCTATAATTGTCGTAATTTAAAGTCATATGTTTCTCTTCCTGACCATCTCGAATTTATAGGGAGGGAAGTATTTGCAGGTTGTGAAAAATTATCGATAGTTGAACTTCCTTTTTATCTTCGTCAAATTGAGAGATGTTGTTTTAGAGGATGTGATCAACTAAAATTAATAGTTTACAACTCTTTGCATTCTGTTGAGGTATTAAGTAAAGGAAAGCGAGTTAATCGTGCATATGAATTTCCTTTAGAGGTAGGATGGCAGACGCAGTTGATTGTCTCATATGATATTTTTATTAAAGTATCTAACCTCTCAAATTATCTGGTGTACTCAAAGGTCAGTGCTATGAATGGTAGATAG
- the nhaC gene encoding Na+/H+ antiporter NhaC, with product MNFSRQEVKQPTLLQALIPIAFLLALLAINVKIFDDTIAGSNQIALLLTGGLAGLIAIFNGQKWEHLQHQILKTLHSAMPSMLILFLIGSLAGTWMISGVVPAMIYYGLDVINPTFFLVSSVIVSAIVSVATGSSWSTIATIGVALLGIGKALGFSEAVTAGAIISGAYFGDKMSPLSDTTNLAPAMAGTDLFTHIRYMVYTTVPSITLTLIIFLVMGFTMETNGIADVSAVKDAIAQTFTISPVLFLVPITLLGIIILKMPPLPALLVGTLMGGLAAVIYQPHIVNEISGVTDNYALSSYKGVMQSMLGSVSIKTDNTMVSDLMNTSGMGGMLSTVWLIISAMVFAGIMEGAHFLQRITQSIIKFANNTTSLVAATVGTGVFFNFTASDQYLAIVVAGRMFKQPYQDKKIAPEVLSRALEDSGTVTSVLIPWNTCGAAQSKVLGVATLTYLPYCFFNIISPLMSIFVAMIGYKIRYIKDNKEEIISE from the coding sequence GTGAATTTTTCAAGACAAGAAGTAAAGCAGCCTACACTATTACAGGCGCTCATTCCAATTGCATTTTTATTAGCATTATTGGCTATAAACGTAAAGATTTTTGATGATACTATTGCAGGATCAAATCAAATTGCATTATTACTTACAGGGGGGCTTGCAGGTCTAATCGCAATTTTTAACGGGCAGAAATGGGAACATCTTCAACATCAGATATTGAAGACGTTACATTCAGCGATGCCATCCATGCTCATTCTTTTTCTCATAGGCTCACTTGCCGGAACATGGATGATCAGTGGAGTCGTTCCAGCAATGATTTATTATGGATTGGACGTCATCAATCCGACATTCTTTCTTGTATCTTCTGTAATTGTATCAGCCATTGTATCAGTTGCAACAGGTAGTTCGTGGTCTACAATTGCAACCATTGGAGTCGCACTATTAGGAATTGGTAAAGCATTAGGTTTTTCAGAAGCAGTGACTGCAGGAGCGATTATTAGTGGAGCCTACTTTGGAGATAAGATGTCACCATTGTCTGACACAACCAATCTAGCTCCAGCCATGGCAGGAACAGATCTTTTTACCCATATCCGTTATATGGTATATACAACTGTTCCATCGATAACGTTAACACTTATTATTTTTCTAGTAATGGGATTTACTATGGAGACAAATGGTATAGCAGATGTATCGGCAGTAAAAGATGCAATAGCACAGACCTTCACCATATCACCTGTTCTATTTTTAGTTCCAATAACACTCCTAGGGATAATTATTTTAAAAATGCCTCCTCTCCCAGCACTTTTAGTTGGAACCTTAATGGGAGGATTGGCAGCGGTTATCTACCAGCCACATATTGTGAATGAAATTTCGGGTGTTACAGATAACTATGCATTATCCTCGTATAAAGGTGTCATGCAATCCATGTTAGGTTCTGTTTCAATAAAGACTGATAATACCATGGTTTCGGATCTCATGAATACATCAGGAATGGGAGGAATGCTATCAACCGTCTGGCTTATCATATCAGCGATGGTATTTGCAGGAATTATGGAAGGTGCTCATTTTCTACAAAGAATCACACAGTCCATTATCAAGTTTGCAAACAACACAACTTCACTTGTAGCGGCAACAGTTGGAACAGGCGTATTCTTTAACTTTACAGCATCAGATCAATATTTAGCTATCGTAGTTGCAGGAAGAATGTTCAAACAACCTTATCAAGATAAGAAAATAGCACCAGAAGTTCTAAGTAGAGCACTAGAAGATTCTGGAACTGTTACCTCTGTTTTAATCCCCTGGAACACATGTGGAGCTGCCCAATCAAAAGTACTAGGAGTAGCAACACTAACATATCTTCCTTACTGCTTTTTCAATATCATCAGTCCACTCATGTCTATCTTTGTAGCAATGATTGGCTATAAGATTCGATACATAAAAGACAACAAAGAGGAAATCATATCAGAATAA
- a CDS encoding T9SS type A sorting domain-containing protein, with translation MKKLLLFIGLILPLLTSAHDWKKKAELDIAGLTTLKYYKNELYALNNKASIVTVNTATSVLTTVVDFNAVLPGISINAFAIKSDGSFLAVSDVSNKLYFLDSKGVVTNEFVSAVSPQCVLEAADGRIWVGGIDLEIFTADGNLEQTFTATGSSKKSIISDVRDLMLLSNDKVMMLDRNRGISITEGNAHVDGYLECSKKYKNNDTFNKSQAVAESADFFMVLSLTDKSSNHWGVNQFDKKLTTYENIDNVVDNVVVKVSALKSIAGSRSEVFVSTTDKLFIYENSRALASVDLQKVNVSIYPNPVIEILNVKSNDLISSFEIYNVLGSIVSKGAIDSNETALNVSSLISGMYIIKLYGTDHKLVYSSKFTKN, from the coding sequence ATGAAAAAACTTTTACTTTTTATTGGCTTAATATTGCCGTTGTTGACTTCTGCGCATGATTGGAAAAAGAAAGCTGAATTAGATATTGCTGGATTAACTACACTTAAATATTATAAGAATGAGTTATATGCATTAAACAACAAAGCGTCTATTGTAACTGTAAATACTGCGACTTCTGTATTAACCACTGTCGTAGATTTTAATGCAGTACTTCCAGGTATAAGTATTAATGCTTTTGCGATTAAGTCAGATGGATCTTTTCTTGCTGTAAGTGATGTATCTAATAAACTATATTTTTTAGACTCTAAAGGTGTTGTGACTAATGAGTTCGTTTCAGCTGTTTCTCCACAATGTGTTCTTGAAGCCGCAGATGGTCGTATCTGGGTTGGTGGAATTGATTTGGAGATATTTACAGCAGATGGTAATTTAGAACAAACTTTTACAGCAACTGGAAGTTCAAAGAAAAGTATTATTAGTGATGTGAGAGATTTAATGTTGCTTTCAAATGATAAAGTAATGATGTTAGACCGCAATCGTGGTATCTCTATTACTGAAGGTAATGCTCATGTAGATGGATACCTTGAGTGTTCGAAGAAATACAAGAATAACGATACCTTTAATAAATCACAAGCTGTTGCTGAATCTGCTGATTTCTTTATGGTTTTATCTCTTACAGACAAAAGTTCGAATCACTGGGGAGTAAATCAGTTTGATAAGAAACTTACTACCTATGAGAATATAGATAATGTTGTGGATAACGTTGTCGTGAAAGTTAGTGCATTGAAAAGTATTGCTGGTAGTCGAAGTGAAGTTTTTGTTTCTACTACTGACAAACTTTTTATCTACGAGAACAGTAGAGCTTTGGCAAGCGTAGATTTGCAAAAAGTGAATGTTTCAATCTATCCAAACCCAGTTATTGAGATATTGAATGTGAAAAGTAATGATTTAATTTCATCTTTTGAGATCTACAATGTATTGGGATCGATTGTTTCAAAGGGTGCAATTGACTCAAATGAAACAGCTCTTAATGTTTCATCATTAATTTCGGGGATGTACATTATTAAGTTATACGGAACAGATCATAAATTGGTTTATTCCTCTAAATTTACAAAGAACTAG
- a CDS encoding sigma-70 family RNA polymerase sigma factor, translating to MNQNNLIPDQTLVQKYLDGDDYALDVLITRHRNRLFTYIVMVVKCHSLAEDVLQDTFIKIIHSLKNGKYKDNGKFISWAVRIAHNLIIDHFRKEKHLNTISNDNCEADLFNCIQFSDKSIETEIINDRVIYEVSEIMNLLPKDQQEIIKLRHYYGLSFKEIAEQTNVSINTALGRMRYALINMRKIVDDKNIELTLCS from the coding sequence ATGAATCAAAATAATTTAATCCCAGATCAGACTTTGGTACAAAAGTACCTTGATGGCGATGATTATGCTTTGGACGTATTGATTACACGTCATAGAAATCGACTATTTACTTATATTGTAATGGTTGTCAAGTGTCACTCTTTAGCTGAGGATGTATTACAAGATACTTTTATCAAAATTATTCATTCCTTAAAGAATGGCAAATATAAAGATAACGGTAAATTTATCTCTTGGGCAGTAAGAATTGCACATAATCTTATCATTGATCATTTTCGAAAAGAAAAACACCTGAATACAATATCTAATGACAATTGTGAGGCAGATCTGTTCAACTGTATTCAATTCTCCGACAAAAGCATTGAGACAGAGATAATTAACGACAGGGTTATCTATGAAGTAAGTGAAATCATGAATCTTCTTCCTAAGGATCAACAAGAAATCATTAAACTTAGACACTACTATGGTCTTAGCTTTAAAGAGATTGCGGAACAAACCAATGTTAGCATTAATACAGCTTTAGGGAGAATGCGATATGCATTAATAAATATGCGTAAAATCGTTGATGATAAAAATATAGAACTAACTCTTTGTAGTTAA
- a CDS encoding arylsulfatase, whose product MKNKLGTIAFSTAALLSFGACQSQKKSKNEEVKKPNVVVICLDDLGYGDVSAYGGKVLKTPNIDKLANEGALFTDGYATSATCTPSRYGMLTGRYPWRNKDAKILPGTAPLLIKTDQMTMPKMFRKSGYQTALVGKWHLGLGTGMVDWNQRVSPGPNEVGFDYAFYMAATADRVPTVYLKDGNVEGLDPKDPIYVSYDKNFDGEPTGLNNPEMMTMKWHHGHNGTIVNGVPRIGFMKGGKEARWNDEMMANVFLSQAQDYVKNHKDKPFFLYYALEQPHVPRVPNPKFVGKSGLGPRGDVVLEADWAIGELVKTLDKEGILENTIIVVTSDNGPVLNDGYYDDAVEKLGEHKPWGPLRGGKYSLYEAGARVPFITYWKGHIKPVVSDAIVCQVDLMSSFAHMLGSDISGPDSENILPALLGESKKGRETLITEATSRTLLRKGDWILIPPYQGNAVNTFVNIEVGNDNEYQLFNVKEDIGQQHNLASTNPEKLEEMKKIFIELRGADYLKNVEKLELK is encoded by the coding sequence ATGAAAAACAAACTTGGTACAATTGCATTTTCTACTGCTGCACTGTTATCATTTGGTGCATGTCAGTCTCAAAAGAAGAGCAAGAACGAAGAGGTTAAAAAGCCAAATGTTGTAGTTATCTGTTTAGATGACTTAGGCTATGGTGATGTAAGTGCATATGGTGGAAAGGTTTTAAAGACACCAAATATCGATAAACTTGCAAATGAAGGAGCTCTCTTTACTGACGGGTATGCTACTTCAGCTACTTGTACGCCGAGTCGTTATGGAATGTTGACTGGACGTTACCCATGGAGAAATAAAGATGCTAAGATTTTACCTGGGACGGCACCATTATTAATAAAAACAGATCAGATGACAATGCCTAAGATGTTCCGTAAAAGTGGATATCAGACTGCATTGGTAGGTAAGTGGCACTTAGGTCTAGGTACTGGAATGGTTGACTGGAATCAAAGAGTGAGTCCAGGACCTAATGAAGTGGGCTTCGACTATGCATTCTATATGGCTGCTACAGCAGATCGTGTGCCAACAGTTTATTTGAAAGATGGTAATGTAGAGGGATTAGATCCGAAAGACCCTATTTATGTTAGTTATGATAAAAACTTCGATGGGGAGCCTACTGGTTTAAATAATCCAGAAATGATGACGATGAAATGGCATCATGGACACAATGGTACTATTGTTAATGGTGTACCTCGAATTGGTTTTATGAAAGGTGGAAAAGAGGCACGTTGGAATGATGAGATGATGGCAAATGTTTTTCTTTCACAAGCACAGGATTATGTGAAAAATCATAAAGATAAGCCATTCTTCCTATATTATGCTCTAGAGCAACCTCATGTACCTCGTGTGCCAAATCCTAAATTTGTGGGTAAATCAGGTTTAGGACCACGTGGTGATGTCGTTCTTGAAGCAGACTGGGCTATTGGTGAACTAGTGAAAACTTTAGATAAAGAAGGTATACTTGAGAATACGATTATTGTTGTTACTAGTGATAATGGTCCGGTTCTTAATGATGGATACTATGACGATGCTGTTGAGAAACTTGGTGAACATAAACCATGGGGACCTCTTAGAGGAGGTAAATATAGTTTATACGAAGCTGGGGCACGTGTTCCTTTTATCACTTACTGGAAAGGACATATTAAGCCAGTTGTTTCAGATGCTATCGTTTGTCAAGTGGATTTGATGTCATCTTTTGCTCATATGCTTGGTAGTGATATTTCAGGTCCTGATAGCGAAAATATTTTACCTGCATTGCTTGGAGAGTCTAAGAAAGGTAGAGAGACCTTGATTACAGAGGCTACAAGTCGTACACTACTTCGTAAAGGGGATTGGATCTTGATTCCTCCTTACCAAGGAAATGCAGTAAACACGTTTGTTAACATTGAAGTTGGAAACGACAATGAGTATCAATTGTTCAACGTCAAAGAAGATATTGGTCAACAACATAACTTAGCTTCAACTAATCCTGAGAAGTTAGAGGAGATGAAGAAGATTTTTATTGAATTACGTGGAGCAGATTATCTTAAGAATGTTGAAAAACTAGAGTTAAAGTAA
- a CDS encoding VWA domain-containing protein has translation MQDFGFENMNFEWTHAWVLVFILLAPLAFFLLPPMRQRSKAIIYPAFTRLTQVSKITPSKKAWVTKKNALQWILIYITYILIVIASAGPKFVGKPEKKIKTARSFLITADLSFSMNTKDWQLDGKKLTRWHAVQEIMSEFIDGRKSDRIGLILFASHPYLQAPLTNDLSSVQWLLQDAEVGMAGQMTNIGDAIAYGMRVFKNDTIKQKVMLLLTDGVDSGIGTNPLDASTVAKEDSIKIYALGIGDPEGKDKIDEKTLTYISESTGGQYFRAMDSKELKEAYQTLDKLEPIKYESSEIKPEVLLYFYPLGLALIISFILILYLAILSRIKVSKNE, from the coding sequence ATGCAAGATTTTGGATTCGAAAACATGAATTTTGAATGGACACATGCATGGGTATTAGTGTTTATTCTACTTGCACCTCTTGCATTTTTTCTTCTTCCACCAATGCGTCAAAGAAGTAAAGCAATCATTTACCCTGCGTTTACGCGCTTAACACAAGTGTCAAAGATCACCCCGTCAAAAAAAGCATGGGTGACGAAAAAAAATGCCTTACAATGGATATTAATATACATCACTTACATCCTAATTGTCATTGCCTCTGCAGGCCCTAAATTCGTTGGCAAACCAGAGAAAAAGATAAAGACTGCAAGAAGTTTCCTCATTACCGCTGATTTATCTTTTAGTATGAATACAAAAGATTGGCAACTTGATGGAAAAAAACTTACAAGATGGCACGCTGTTCAAGAGATCATGTCTGAATTCATTGATGGCAGGAAAAGTGATCGTATCGGGTTGATATTATTTGCATCACATCCATACCTCCAAGCACCACTAACCAATGACCTATCATCTGTACAATGGCTTTTACAAGATGCAGAAGTAGGTATGGCTGGGCAAATGACAAATATTGGTGATGCTATTGCTTACGGGATGCGAGTATTCAAAAACGATACAATCAAGCAAAAAGTCATGCTACTTTTAACCGATGGAGTAGATAGTGGAATAGGAACAAACCCTCTAGATGCTTCTACAGTTGCAAAAGAGGACAGCATTAAGATTTACGCTTTAGGGATAGGCGATCCAGAAGGAAAGGACAAGATAGATGAAAAGACACTGACATATATCTCGGAATCGACCGGAGGTCAATATTTTAGAGCGATGGATAGCAAAGAGCTAAAAGAAGCTTATCAGACATTAGACAAGCTAGAACCAATAAAGTATGAAAGCTCAGAAATAAAGCCTGAGGTATTACTCTATTTCTATCCTTTAGGACTGGCTCTAATCATTTCATTTATACTCATCTTGTATCTAGCTATTTTATCACGAATTAAAGTTTCGAAAAATGAATAA
- a CDS encoding DUF58 domain-containing protein translates to MKKNSQISITDLLQLEAISTGPEFFRRQRVSGLLSGKHRSSLKGRGLDFSEVRKYILGDDIRNIDWKVTARTRVTHTKVFSEEKERPQLTILDLSRNTLFGSKYALKCHIVLKVAAIHGFRALKIGDRFGAILLDDLNIQIVKPSRSRQHFQAILDHAVTTCNEATSRAQDAQPQVTMEEALSRLLGIAHHDYIINIVTDASLLSEQSIEFIGMLAQSNSVMITHIIDPFDILLPEEKIPFSDTNYQIDWKIDNDSQEEYKQVYLNQLSDLEDKLAALNVPFLKLRTDKDLKHQLKEILDENYQR, encoded by the coding sequence ATGAAAAAGAACTCGCAAATATCCATCACAGACCTTCTACAACTTGAGGCAATATCAACAGGACCTGAATTCTTTCGTAGACAAAGAGTATCAGGGCTGCTATCGGGGAAACATCGCTCTTCACTAAAAGGGCGCGGGTTAGATTTCTCAGAAGTACGGAAATACATCCTTGGCGATGATATCAGAAATATTGATTGGAAAGTTACTGCCAGAACGCGTGTTACTCACACAAAAGTGTTTAGTGAAGAGAAAGAACGTCCTCAACTGACCATACTAGATCTCAGCAGAAACACACTCTTTGGAAGCAAATATGCACTTAAATGTCATATCGTTTTGAAGGTTGCAGCAATACATGGCTTTAGAGCTCTTAAAATTGGTGATCGCTTTGGAGCTATTCTTTTAGATGATCTAAATATCCAAATTGTAAAACCATCAAGAAGTAGGCAACATTTCCAAGCAATTTTAGACCATGCGGTCACCACCTGTAATGAAGCAACGTCTCGAGCCCAAGATGCACAACCCCAAGTGACAATGGAGGAGGCACTAAGTAGACTATTAGGGATAGCTCATCATGACTATATTATAAATATTGTAACGGACGCATCTTTGCTCTCAGAACAGAGCATTGAATTTATTGGAATGTTAGCACAGAGTAATAGCGTTATGATTACACACATAATTGATCCTTTTGATATCCTATTACCTGAAGAGAAGATTCCTTTTTCTGACACAAATTATCAGATAGACTGGAAAATTGACAATGATAGTCAGGAAGAATATAAGCAAGTATACCTAAATCAACTTAGTGACCTTGAAGATAAACTTGCAGCACTGAATGTTCCATTCCTAAAGCTTCGTACAGACAAAGACCTAAAACATCAATTAAAAGAGATTCTAGATGAAAACTACCAGAGATAA
- a CDS encoding RNA pseudouridine synthase — MLELSDYIYPLEGEIDAQTTAFTFPFQYNPHDLVVQAKCEVIKCLQSFSSNTYLDKHVNQKMFGILVVTNKQQQLGYLVAISGINPDLTKELNLVPSIVSLETKDGFFRKEETYITRINQLIQDITDKSLYKSNVEKLTQVKTQNSIYLEEAKSVRQEAKRKREAIRSSFNTLSDEEVFALDKSLKQESQLLKKEYKREKQLREALEQDLQQLIDKYETLLDDLRCIRKRMSQALQQKVFNQYLLSNAEGDQINITKLFQDTKGENPPAGAGDCAAPKLLQFVYNNNLTPLLMGEFWWDPEHKDDLRRHLQFYPSCKSKCQPILGFMLQGIHVDPNPITETANKPYELQILYEDDYLMVVNKPSGLLSVPGKEIQNSVYHIIHTRHPEFEGPLLVHRLDMSTSGILIATKDLETYRRIQKQFLQKKIHKKYIALISGKVTKDNGIISLPLRVDLDNRPLQMVCEKYGKDAITHWEKISESNGKTRLSLSPITGRTHQLRVHCAHTKGLNAPILGDELYGTNTNGRLCLHAEQITFEHPYTRETIEVHCECPF, encoded by the coding sequence ATGTTAGAACTTAGTGATTATATATATCCACTCGAAGGAGAGATCGATGCCCAAACTACAGCATTCACATTTCCTTTTCAGTACAATCCACACGATCTTGTAGTGCAAGCAAAGTGTGAAGTAATTAAATGCTTACAATCATTCTCATCCAATACCTATTTGGACAAACATGTCAACCAAAAGATGTTTGGAATATTAGTAGTAACCAACAAACAGCAACAGTTGGGCTATCTAGTAGCTATTTCAGGTATTAACCCAGATCTAACAAAAGAGTTAAACTTAGTCCCTTCAATCGTTTCATTAGAGACAAAAGATGGTTTCTTTAGAAAAGAAGAAACATACATTACAAGGATAAATCAGCTAATCCAGGACATTACAGATAAGAGCCTTTACAAAAGTAACGTAGAGAAACTTACACAAGTAAAAACTCAAAATAGCATCTATTTAGAAGAAGCAAAGAGCGTAAGACAGGAGGCAAAACGAAAGAGGGAAGCCATTAGAAGCTCTTTCAATACACTATCTGATGAAGAAGTATTCGCTTTAGATAAATCACTAAAACAAGAAAGTCAACTTCTAAAAAAAGAGTATAAGAGAGAGAAACAGCTTCGCGAAGCATTAGAACAAGACTTACAACAACTTATCGACAAGTATGAAACACTCTTAGATGATCTTAGATGTATAAGAAAGAGGATGTCACAAGCACTCCAGCAAAAGGTATTTAATCAATACCTTTTATCGAATGCAGAAGGAGATCAAATAAATATCACTAAGTTATTTCAAGACACTAAGGGAGAAAATCCACCAGCAGGAGCTGGAGATTGTGCTGCACCAAAACTTCTACAATTTGTATATAATAATAATCTAACCCCTCTTCTAATGGGAGAATTTTGGTGGGATCCAGAACATAAGGATGATCTGAGAAGACATTTACAATTCTACCCTTCATGCAAAAGCAAATGTCAGCCGATCTTAGGTTTTATGCTTCAAGGGATTCATGTCGACCCCAATCCTATTACTGAAACGGCAAATAAACCATACGAACTTCAAATTCTTTATGAAGATGATTACTTAATGGTGGTCAACAAACCTTCAGGTTTATTATCGGTTCCAGGAAAAGAGATACAGAATTCGGTTTACCATATTATTCACACTCGCCATCCTGAATTCGAAGGACCTCTATTGGTTCACAGGTTAGACATGTCGACTTCAGGTATTCTAATAGCAACCAAAGACCTTGAAACTTATCGAAGAATCCAAAAGCAGTTCCTTCAAAAGAAGATACATAAAAAGTATATCGCATTGATCTCAGGAAAAGTGACAAAAGATAACGGTATTATTTCACTTCCTTTACGAGTCGATTTAGATAATAGACCGCTACAGATGGTTTGTGAGAAATATGGGAAAGATGCCATCACACATTGGGAAAAGATTTCAGAATCTAATGGTAAGACAAGATTATCGCTCTCCCCGATTACAGGAAGAACCCACCAACTAAGAGTTCATTGTGCACATACAAAAGGTTTAAATGCACCTATTTTAGGGGATGAACTATACGGTACAAATACAAATGGTAGGCTATGTCTCCACGCAGAACAGATTACTTTCGAACATCCATATACGAGAGAAACCATAGAAGTTCACTGCGAATGTCCATTTTAA
- a CDS encoding DUF4381 domain-containing protein, with protein MKTTRDNFTDLLSPSPVEFSFDTIGWRVLGVIVLLLILSIIAWILYRYQKNRYRSEALKLISHIHTKGHTRLIQTDKILRRTAFTAYKDPQIKSMNYNMWKDFLLQHAPPYSEDTDFLSNIGEIVYQKDEKTDDILISKFVKYARFWIRKHEF; from the coding sequence ATGAAAACTACCAGAGATAATTTTACAGATCTGCTTTCTCCATCTCCAGTCGAATTCTCTTTTGACACAATAGGATGGAGAGTATTAGGAGTAATTGTTTTACTTCTAATACTATCAATAATTGCATGGATTCTCTACAGATATCAGAAAAACCGATATCGTTCTGAAGCACTAAAACTGATTTCTCATATTCACACCAAAGGACATACTCGTTTAATACAAACAGACAAGATTCTCAGAAGAACTGCTTTCACTGCATATAAAGATCCTCAAATCAAAAGCATGAACTATAATATGTGGAAAGATTTCTTACTGCAACATGCACCACCTTATTCAGAAGATACAGATTTCCTATCAAACATAGGTGAAATCGTTTATCAGAAAGATGAAAAAACAGATGATATATTAATCTCAAAATTCGTAAAATATGCAAGATTTTGGATTCGAAAACATGAATTTTGA